The following nucleotide sequence is from Gadus macrocephalus chromosome 18, ASM3116895v1.
CCTCACCCCCCCGccctccgccacctcctcccccctccccctgctccccacGTCCCCCCCGGCCTACCCCGCCCTGACGCCGCGCGACCCCCAGGGCTTCAGTCCCCACACCCCCCTCGACgccccctacccccccacccaggACCACGCCTCCCCCGCGGTCTTCAGCTACCCTCCACtagaggccacgcccccccacgACCCCACGGCTCCGCCTCTCTCGGGGGCGCTGGTCAACGCGCCGAGCGCTCCCACCTCGTTCCCCTTTCCCCCTCTGAACCAACCCCAGACCACCTCctacagccccgccccccctctcaACCAGTCACAGCTCTCGTTAGCGTCCACCCCCACCCTTAACCAGACCCAGGCCCCTCCCTTCTTCCCTGCTCCAACTCTCAACCAATCCCAGTTCTCCTACCCGCCTCTGAACCAATCCCAGCTGTCCTCCTTCCCACTCAACCAATCACAACTCTCCTACCCCCCGCTGAACCAATCCCAGCTGTCCTTAGCCCAAGCTCCTCCTCTAAACCAATCCCAGTTCTCCTACCCCTCCGCGCCTCctctcaaccaatcacaactgtcctccttccctctcaACCAATCCCAGCTCTCCTCCTTCACACAcagcttcccctccccctccttcaaccacccctccttccagggtaactcctgcttctcctcccacctccctcccccctccttgggcttcccctcctcccccttcttcccCTCCCCCGCTGAGCTCCACCCCGGGTCCCCCTACCTGCCGGACATGATGCTGCACCACCCTGGCCTCTCCTCCGTCGCCCAGGGCCCCGGCCTctactcctccttcccctcctacCCGCTGCGGCTGTGTCCGGACCCCCGCTCCTCCACGCCCGTTCCCCTCAGGCACGTCTACAggcagcccccgcccccccaggggTCCTACCGGGACATGGGCCCCCGTGCCGCCTACTGAGCGTGTGCAGTTCGGATCGCGGCGGGAGTCGATCGTGTCGCCGTCGATGAGTTAACTCTGGACGTTGGATAGCGCTTTTAGAAGTTGTAGCTTCAGTAGAGTCGTAGTGGTACCGGCTgaatgacgtcatgaatacaggcTGTTCATGTTAGGAATATGTTAGGAATATGTCATGGAAACAGAGTGATGATGTCATAAGGAGACTGACGTCATGAACAGGCTGAATGAATACGTGTTGATGACGTCATCATTTGTATACAAATGTGTAAATAGATGTTTTcttggatgtgtttttttttacaaagctCACGGTaggatgaaaaaataaaaaaaattgaaaagtaTGTTTGTCTTTCTATACATCAGAAGATTATGGATCACGTTGTGTGTCCGGAACCAAATTCCCAACCACCTTACAAATGACCCTCATCATCACACTTACCAAATGTGGCCTATGATCCTAGCTGGCTGTAGGCTGGGAATGGTAGCGGTCTGTCCAGCTGTGACCTGACGGCGCTCCAGATAAAACAAGACCGGAGGTTAATGATTGGTCCTGGTGCTTCTCAAAGTCCAGCAGGTAAACACTCGGGCTCAAGTGAACCCGAGAAATTTAATCTTTTTCATTTAAAACCCGTCGGTTCGCTCACAGATTGTTAATATACACTAATAATATCATTTGTCTATATATGAAATAATACAGACAAATAACATGAGTTTGATTTTTAATaatcataaaaaataattgaGTTCATGGTTAGCTAACCGGAACTACTCTAGCACTGACTGTGAGACCACCGCACAGACAAAGCCAGTGGTGGGGCTGGTGTTTGTTGAGCACTGGACACTGATTAAGCCACGCTAACGCGTAGATCCTCCACCACGAGCACCAGCACTCCTGGACAGACACGCTGCCCCTGCTGCTGCCCCAGCGCCCGTCTCCCCTGGACCCACACCTTCTGGTCCCGAAGAGCCACTCGCCGCCACTCAAACTGAACTGGTGAGACCTCTCGTTCACAGCGGGGGATAAACTCTAGCCGAACAACTTCCGTCTGTCTTtgtgactgagtgtgtgagtgaggccgacagtaagtgtgcgtgtgtctgtatgagtgagggggtgagtgtgtgtctgtatgagtgagggggtgagcgTGTGTTTGACTGCACACATGGTCGGTTGTATATGAACATACATCCTACCCTGACTGATGTTATTTGCGTGGCCACTGTAGTCGAGCCACTTGTGAAAGAGAATGTTGCttctcaatgttttttttcccgttAATAAATACAGGTTGGGATTAATAGACAGAAGCTCACTCACCAGCAAGCGTTTAGACCAATCAGACCTGCTGTTGCCCTCAGGTCTCCagcggtgatgatgatgatgatgatgaagaccaCAGTCCGACGTCTGCTCCCCCTGAGGTTCCTCAGTACAGGggccccctccgccccctcctcctcctccgccgcccggGGGCCCAGGTTGGACCCCGGGCCCCTGAGCTTCCAGGACCCAGGGGCCTTCAGAGTGAAGAGCACGAAGGAGCTTCTCCGAGCCCTGGCCGTCTTCAGGTTCTGCTCCATCCCGCTCCTCGTCAACAACTGTGACAAGGTCaggactccctccctcctccagggccACCAACAGGAGACGTTCTGCTACGTCCTCTGTTATCTAGACAGGTCCTCAAGGAGCTGGTAGGGGTAAGGGCAATCTTGGTCAAAGGTGATCGTTTGATTCCCATCGGAAAGGTTCTATTcacaatgtccacagtctacatTTTGGTACCCCTACATGCTCATTGATGACTTGTTTCTGAAGTCAGTGTGAGACGCTACAGACGAGAAGTCAGAATTGATCACCTCAGTTTTCGCTCAATCTGTCCACCTCTGTCTGcgtctctctatccatctctcactctctctccacctctgtaTCTgggtctctctatccatctctctcactctctccacctctgtctgggtctctctatccatctctcactctctctccacctgtctgggtctctctatccatctctcactctctctccacctgtctgggtctctctatccatctctctcactctctctccacctgtctgggtctctctatccatctctctctctctccacctgtctgggtctctctatccatctctctctctctctccacctctgtctgggtctctctatccatctctcactctctctccacctgtctgggtctctctatccatctctctctctctccacctctgtctgggtctctctatccatctctcactctctctccacctctgtctgggtctctctatccatctctcactctctctccacctgtctgggtctctctatccatctctcactctctctccacctgtctgggtctctctatccatctctcactctctctccacctctgtctgagtctctctatccatctctcactctctctccacctgtctgggtctctctatccatctctcactctctctccacctgtctgggtctctctatccatctctcactctctctccacctgtctgggtctctctatccatctctcactctctctccacctgtctgggtctctctatccatctcactctctctccacctgtctgggTCTCTCAGCTGCTGACGGTGGCAAGGGGCGTGTTGGGGAGGCGTGGCCTGTCTCTGTTGCTCCGCCCATTCGTCTACGCTCAGTTCGTGGCGGGGGAGACCGAGGGGGAGATCTCTCGCTCCATGACCAAGATGGCCGACCTGGGGCTCCGGCCCATGCTGGCCGTGCCTCTAGAAGAGGACCTAGGAGAGAGCACCGGGTAACAAAGCTGTTACACACTGCCTACCAAAGTTAAAGTCCTCCCTAGAATATCCAGTGCAggacttttactttggtatccTGGGCCTGGAGCTGGACCCTCTActgctgcgtgtgtgtctgtgtgtgtgtgtgtatgtgcgtgtgtgtgtgtgcgcgtgtgtgtgtatcaggtgTAACATCTCATCTCTCCATAGGGAGCAGAGGTATGAGGAGAACATGGCATCCATGTTAGAGTGTGTGAGACTGTCCCACAGCAACGCCTGGACTACAGATCCCATGATGCAACTGAAGATCACCGCCCTGCTCAGCCCGGAGCTCTGTGTGAGTCACGGCCAATCAGAACCTCTGTCAGAGATCGTGTTCTAATGAGTTCTACTAATTCTCTGGTTGTCTTCAGGTGAAACTCACAGAGCTTCTCAAACACCAAACATCCGTCGACCTTGAAGTCCTGCTCAGAGGTCTCAACGGAGAGGTAAGCTCCAAACATCCTACACGAGCCCCCATTGGCCATACATGGTCGTCAGGAAGTACAACTAGAAGAGGTGGTGACCTCATATGATCACAAGCAACAGAAGCATGCCGCCTGGTCTCTTCCAGCCAATCAGGTTCCCGGGTTTGGATGAGCGGGAGAACGCCCACTTGCTCTGTGGTTTGAAGAGGCTCAACACGATAGCGGAGGTACGTATGTCGAGGATGTCGCTGACGTCGCGCTGACGTCAGCGTGACGTCGCGCTGACGTCACGCTGACGTCGCGCTGACGTCACGATGTCGCGGTTGTCCCGCCGTCCCTCAGGCGAGCGTCCACAAGGTGCGGGTCCTCGTGGACGCGGAGTACACCTACATGAACCCCGCGCTCTCCCTGGTCACCATGGCGATGATGAAGAAGTTCAACCAAGGCGGCGTCTGGATCTGGAACACGTACCAGTGTTACCTGAAGGTCAgctgaccgccccccccccccccccaacgcaaCTGTCAACAAGACACCAAATATATCACATACAGCTGTATAGCTATGGacgtgtgttcatgtttgttcgtgtgtacttgtgtgtgtgtgtgtgtgtgtgtgtgtgtgtgtgtgtgtgtttgcaggagtCCCGCGGCTTCCTGCAGGAGACGCTGGACGTGTCCTCCAGGGAGGGCTTCAGCGTGGGGGTGAAGCTGGTGAGAGGAGCCTACATGgacaaggagaggaggcagGCGGAGAAAGAGGACCGCCCAGACCCTGTTCACGACAGCTGGGAGAACACTAACCACaggtaccaacacacacatgcacacacacacacacacacacagacgtcacacacacacacacacacacacacacatataggaaATAATCAAGTATCTGGATAAGCAATGAATATGATGATAAATTATGAATATGCCAACATAACCGGAGGAAATATTGTTTAATACATCGATATTATAAGCCTTTCATAGCCTAGCCTACTCCGAGTTCTTGGCCTACAAGCTTGGGGTTAGCTAGTTTACAAATGTTAGCGACTCTTACTCTTTCTTTTCCTTAGCTACAACGGAAACATGGAACTCCTGATGGACCTCATCTCCCAGGATCCTCAGCGGTACCGCGTCATCATCGCGACGCACAATGAGGAGTCAGTCCGCCGCACCGTCCAGAGGTTAGCAGTAGGAAGAACCCGTGGCTAGCATGACGTCACACCATAATGTTAGCATGATACCTACCGAGAGGTACGCATGATGACTCTAAACCAgaataatttaaaaaacattGGGTCTGATGCTTTTTTTTGGCACCTTCACCGTTACCTGACTTATTTGTGGAGTTTGATTACGTTTTTTTGTATCTGCTTCCAAACCAGTCAGTCCGCAAAGTCagttaataataaatacatgacCTTTATGACTCCTATCAAACCATTTAAACAACTCATCAAAAAATCATAAAATATCTAGAGATTATAAGGTAGTAATCGCCTGCGACCCCATAAATGGGGTGCCAACCCACTTGTTGGGAAACACTGATCTATAGATAGCAGTTCCTTGGTTTGTGATTGGATTAAttgtctgttgtgtgtctgaCTGACAGAATAGAAGAGCTGGGAGTAGATAAAGAAGGCGGCTCTGTGTGTTTCGGTCAGCTGCTAGGGATGTGTGACCACGTCTCCCTCACACTGGGTAAggacctcacctcctcctcaccctctcatcacTTCCCCATCCACCAAATTCCTCTGCATCCCATTCACCCAAAATGCTAATCAATGTATTCTTCCTTCCCCGTGGCCCTCTCCTGACCCCGGCCGACCACCAGCGGAGCAGGGCTACGCGGTGTACAAGTCGGTCCCGTACGGCTCGGTGGAGGACACGATGCCCTACCTGGTGCGCAGGGCCCAGGAGAACCGCACCGTGCTGCAGGGGATCCGCAAGGAGAGGGACCTCCTCCGGCTGGAGTTACACCGGAGGATGCGCCTGGGGAGAGGCGGGCGCTAGAGCGTGATGTCAAGCATGGCAAGCGTCTactaatgaggaggagagaggacgggagAATCTGGGATGTCTTGAAACGTTGTAGACAGACAGTCATTGTTAAATGTATTCTTTTGCGATACAAATAGTATCACACTTAGTGATGTAAAACAGTGATGAAGATACGTTATGTTTGGGGGGATTACAATTCATTGGTTTTAATGAGGAATATTTGGTGGCAACGGGAGCTTGCCTCATTTTCATACGTAGCCTACTCAATGCTAGACTAGAGGTTTACTTTTTTGTTAGCCTGTAGCTTATGTTTTGTTCAGCACATTCATCTTTAAAGTCCCTTTGTCAACACGAAAAAGGGGCAAATGTGAGAGAAGACAGGATGACCGTCTTTTCAAACTTTTAAAATAACAGTCACTTGCCAAATGGAGAGAAGGAACGGAGGTGGGATATGCGACACTTGCACCGCGTCACGAGTAAACCTCCAGGACCAGCAGCCGCTGAAGAACCATTAACACCTCCGGTAATGGTGACAATCATGTTACACGTTTACTTCCCACTGAACAGACTCTTGACTTGATTAAAAAGAAATACATTGTTACATGACTAATCTGTGAGTAAACATTAATTACCCTAGCACATTGTACATATTGCAAGTATTACTACTTACAATAAATTAATAGGCCCATCAGCTCACTCCATGCGTTGTTCAGTATAAGTCAATTAATAACCCGTTTCTCAGTTACTAAATGGGGTGTATGCTGCCATCTTTTTACCCCCCAACATCCCTGTACCCGAGACGAATCTGCGAGTTTACTGCATTTGCTGAGTGCTTTTCCGATTGACCTACTGACGCGTCACTTGAGATCAGCGCATCTAAACACTATTGCGAACCCGAGGCGCTATACTGACCCCTAGTGGCCAAGAGGGTAACGCACTGCACACggctttaaaggggtagttcggaattttggacatagggcctgattcccaagtgagcattggtattatatatcactggagacagtttaacacatttcatacagtccttctagttgcagagttcgctcgtgctaggctagcgcacgtcaacgggcaatgctagcctgctattaaaaacagtcttacccactccacagtacacccgaggtaaatcaattataacgacagactataaatctaaatatctgtttatagaataatgttagaaataaaaccaaccttgcattgcattttgagggaattgcggggtcttagcagcagtgtttatattcctgtacgtaggctacggcagcggcggactgatacctaggttacctgccgctgtcattgctacaaacgcagagtacagtgaacgaaggaattctataagcgtattcaattaacaagatatgcccacgtttggaggagttagcgatgcatctgcttttgaagacgattatgaggaatttgttgtatccaacgaaccgtacatgtacgagacggtgttttgatgtccaagccagcagcaacaagccacagttgagtcctttctggatctcgcactggaaattggtggaaactttgtggtgcccatctgtaccgtttatttctacaatttctaaaagcacactgaagcATCATGTTGCCtggtcgttcaattgcgcttctgtttacgttcttctgtcgtgattcggttacaaacctaaccagcgcatagtaaaattccgcttctgctgagaaagtagtccctcgatgattcatgcgatgcaaggttagttttatttctaacattattctatcaacagacatttaaatctatagtctggcgttataattgatttacctcgggtgtactgtggagtgggtaagactatttttaatagcaggctagcattgcccgttgccgtgcgctagcctagcacgagcgaactctgcaactagaaggactgaatgaaatgtgttaaactgtctccagtgatatagaataccaatgctcacttgggaatcaggccctatgtccaaaattccgaactacccctttaaagaaCAAACGGTACACGGTATAATTGGGTTGAACAGTTTATTTATCAACCAATAGGAATAGTTCACTGTGATCTGGTTGCGGTACAATGGCCGTACTTCAAACACCGTCATCACATAATAAAAGCCCGCCAGTGTAGAAAAGGAGGCTTGGAGAGGCGAGTATGGGTCTTCAGGCGGTCTGGGTTCAGGAGGCAGGGGGTCGTCTAATAGTTGCTCTGGTCCCGGTTCTGGTGGTTCCTGTAGCCGCCGtagccgccaccaccaccgccgtagccgccaccgccgccacccccACGCTGATAGCCGCCCTGGTAGCCTCCCTTGTAGCCGCCCTGGTAGCCACCCTGGTTGCCGTCGCGGTTGCCTCCCTGGTTCCCGTCGCGGTTCCCATCGCGGTTCCCGTCGCGGTTCCCTCCCTGGTACCCGCCCCGGTAGCCGCCCTGGTAGCCGCCCTGGTTCCCGTCGCGGTTGCCTCCCTGGTTCCCGTCGCGGTTGCCTCCCTGGTACCCGCCCCGGTAGCCGCCCTGGTAGCCGCCGCCCCGCTGGCCGTCTGtcgggagacaggagagaggaggaggagcggaggtTAGGCTCAGGGGTCAAACCCACTGTTGCTAGGCAACAAGCCCGGCCCAGACACTTCACCGCCGGCCGGATActcgtgtgtgagtgtgtgtgcgtacatatgTGTATTTGGTGAAAGAAGGAAACATCAGATGCGAGGTTAACTGGACTACGAGATGAGGAAGAGTTGACGGTGTCATGAGGAAGGAGGTGTGGCTTGTGATTAGCATAGAGAGCTAGCTTAGCATGGTGAGCACAGTGGGCGCGTGCGGCGCTGCGGGAAAATGAATCGGTAATTACCTCCACCCCGGTAACCACCCTGCCTCTGCTGGTAACCTCCTCGGTTTTCTGAAAAATTTAGTTAAAACAAGTTGAACACCTCGCTGGCGCAGTCACACACTCCCAACATCACACGCCAAC
It contains:
- the prodh2 gene encoding hydroxyproline dehydrogenase, encoding MMMMMMKTTVRRLLPLRFLSTGAPSAPSSSSAARGPRLDPGPLSFQDPGAFRVKSTKELLRALAVFRFCSIPLLVNNCDKLLTVARGVLGRRGLSLLLRPFVYAQFVAGETEGEISRSMTKMADLGLRPMLAVPLEEDLGESTGEQRYEENMASMLECVRLSHSNAWTTDPMMQLKITALLSPELCVKLTELLKHQTSVDLEVLLRGLNGEPIRFPGLDERENAHLLCGLKRLNTIAEASVHKVRVLVDAEYTYMNPALSLVTMAMMKKFNQGGVWIWNTYQCYLKESRGFLQETLDVSSREGFSVGVKLVRGAYMDKERRQAEKEDRPDPVHDSWENTNHSYNGNMELLMDLISQDPQRYRVIIATHNEESVRRTVQRIEELGVDKEGGSVCFGQLLGMCDHVSLTLAEQGYAVYKSVPYGSVEDTMPYLVRRAQENRTVLQGIRKERDLLRLELHRRMRLGRGGR